Proteins co-encoded in one Spirosoma endbachense genomic window:
- a CDS encoding hybrid sensor histidine kinase/response regulator transcription factor produces MIPVIPGFAQATRSGRISTTQVNEQSINKHFEHLSIKDGLSNNSVNCILQDREGFMWFGTNDGLNKYDGYTFTSLQPNPNDHAHSFQNNFISGLCEDHANRLWAVTEGGLHEINKQTGRVTPHPIQASNANRWNYQHSVYEDAQHKLWLSTLGGLARYEPDIHRFTLYPLPHPQATIKTVFEDPQHRFWVATWRGLYLFDRPTGHYTLIPAHLPPGEQEPTFIAFYLDSQQVLWLGTATAGYGLFRLDLRQKPFRPEPYNPDGQINPFMYLNSIHGDEKGHIWVGTTNGLHRVDPARQQVFTYRPDPNDSKGISSNSAQSLYHDRAGTLWVGTDNGIDRQAIVNKPFITYQVRPNKGTANLPENKVVALLPDNNGHLWISNGYSVYRTEPPTNRPQIIPPQQLASNITSQKKNYIQALQPDGTAGVWLGTWEGLFYFDQASGNYTGYPSEIPAVFISRAPTGDLWIGGDVEPTSGIASFNPRTHQYRYYKYKPNDPNGLPDKYIYGLLASRTGDIWVLARRQGICRMDPRTGRFTRYTAGPKGRLNSNDVQTIYEDKQGLIWVGTQLGGLNRFDPRTGLFSAITTNDGLPSNNVVGITSDNAGNIWLSTDKGLCRFSPRTRAVRNYGTDNGLPSNDFLRNAIFRDKNQLYFGSLNGVVHFNPDSIRDDTRPFPVYITALNVMDQPRPLTSNLITLNHDENFLSFGFAALIYTQPEHNQYAYQLIGVDKNWVQNGNRHFANYTNLSPGTYTFRVKAANSDGIWNEKGASIRLIIHPPWWATWWAYSFYALLAVGAIWGYIRFYTNRIRQQQLMELNRREAEQLKAVDELKTRFFSNITHEFRTPLSLIMSPVEKLLQESRFDGPTRQTLSLVKRNADQLLRLINQLLDLSKLEAHHMAISLMRGDITEFVNNLVESFRQLAEQKGVTLTYTADGFTQEHLFDADKWEKILTNLLSNALKFTGKGGHVTVTLKPNLSSVEDDISSISIRIADSGIGVSPENLPHIFDRFYQVDNSQTRAYEGTGIGLALVKELVDLIGGTISADSQQGAGTTFMLSLPVQPASVNAEVPLIVLPVKEPKVIDQLPVTADLPGNLPIDDQIPLLLIVEDNAELSEFLASELAATYRILRAFDGEEGWQLTQAELPDIVISDVMMPRKDGYELTHLIKNHPDTDHIAVVILSAKAAHSSRIEGLQEGADDYLSKPFHFDELHLRLRNLISRQQKLRDQYRQQFSQPDTPSPINIVEDAFLRRVYELLENHLSDPLLNVDWLADQLAMSRKTLYRKIHSLVQLNPHELIRQYRLRKAADLLRAGHSASQTAYLAGFKTPSYFTMVFKEFYQQTPTEFVANGLSKA; encoded by the coding sequence ATGATTCCCGTAATACCGGGATTCGCCCAGGCAACCCGTTCTGGAAGGATAAGTACAACGCAGGTGAATGAACAATCAATAAACAAGCACTTCGAACATTTATCCATAAAAGACGGGCTTTCCAATAATTCAGTCAACTGCATTCTTCAGGATCGGGAAGGGTTCATGTGGTTTGGTACAAACGACGGATTAAACAAATATGACGGATACACTTTCACTAGTTTACAACCCAATCCGAATGACCACGCCCATAGCTTTCAAAACAACTTTATTTCGGGATTGTGTGAAGACCATGCCAACCGGTTATGGGCAGTAACTGAAGGTGGCTTACATGAGATAAATAAGCAGACAGGGCGCGTTACTCCGCACCCGATTCAAGCCAGCAACGCCAACCGATGGAATTACCAGCATTCTGTTTATGAAGACGCTCAGCATAAGCTATGGTTAAGCACCCTAGGTGGATTAGCCCGCTATGAACCTGACATTCATCGTTTCACGCTGTATCCCCTGCCCCATCCCCAGGCAACGATTAAAACCGTATTTGAAGATCCTCAACACCGATTCTGGGTTGCAACCTGGCGAGGTTTGTATCTATTTGACCGGCCAACAGGGCATTATACACTCATACCGGCCCACCTCCCTCCCGGCGAGCAGGAACCCACATTTATTGCCTTTTATCTGGATTCGCAACAGGTGCTTTGGCTCGGCACGGCAACAGCTGGCTATGGATTATTTCGGCTTGATCTGCGTCAGAAACCTTTTCGGCCAGAGCCCTACAATCCAGATGGGCAAATCAACCCATTCATGTATTTAAATTCAATTCATGGCGATGAGAAGGGACATATCTGGGTGGGCACAACGAACGGTTTACACCGGGTTGATCCGGCCCGACAGCAGGTTTTTACGTACCGACCCGACCCCAACGATTCGAAGGGGATCAGTAGCAATAGTGCTCAATCCCTTTACCATGATCGGGCCGGTACACTCTGGGTAGGAACCGATAATGGCATCGATCGGCAGGCTATTGTCAATAAGCCATTTATAACCTATCAGGTACGGCCAAATAAGGGTACGGCAAACTTGCCGGAAAACAAAGTTGTTGCGTTGTTGCCCGATAATAACGGCCATCTCTGGATCAGCAATGGGTATAGTGTTTATCGGACTGAACCACCCACAAATCGTCCGCAGATAATACCCCCTCAGCAACTGGCGTCCAATATAACTAGCCAGAAGAAGAATTATATACAGGCTCTTCAACCCGACGGCACGGCAGGCGTCTGGCTCGGAACCTGGGAGGGATTGTTTTATTTTGACCAGGCTTCGGGTAACTATACCGGATATCCGTCTGAAATACCAGCTGTTTTTATCAGTCGTGCACCAACGGGAGATCTCTGGATCGGGGGCGACGTGGAGCCAACGTCTGGAATCGCTTCCTTTAATCCCCGTACCCATCAGTATCGATACTATAAATACAAACCCAATGATCCGAATGGATTGCCCGACAAGTATATATATGGCTTGCTGGCCAGCCGGACGGGCGATATATGGGTCCTGGCAAGGCGACAGGGTATCTGCCGGATGGACCCACGAACGGGTCGATTCACACGCTATACAGCGGGCCCAAAAGGTCGTCTGAACAGTAATGATGTGCAGACCATCTACGAAGATAAACAGGGCCTTATCTGGGTTGGAACGCAGTTAGGCGGTTTAAATCGATTTGATCCACGAACTGGATTATTCTCCGCCATTACAACCAATGATGGTCTGCCCAGCAACAATGTGGTGGGCATTACCAGCGATAATGCCGGTAACATATGGCTAAGTACCGATAAGGGGCTTTGCCGATTCTCACCGCGCACCAGAGCTGTTCGTAACTACGGCACGGATAACGGCCTACCCAGCAATGATTTTTTGCGCAATGCGATCTTTCGGGATAAGAACCAGCTTTATTTCGGGAGCCTGAACGGCGTTGTTCATTTCAATCCGGATAGCATCCGCGATGATACCAGACCCTTTCCGGTCTATATCACGGCCCTTAACGTGATGGATCAGCCCCGGCCCCTCACAAGCAATCTGATCACCCTAAACCACGATGAAAACTTCCTGTCTTTCGGCTTTGCGGCATTGATCTACACGCAGCCCGAACATAATCAGTATGCCTATCAGCTCATTGGCGTAGACAAAAACTGGGTCCAGAATGGTAATCGTCATTTTGCCAACTACACAAACCTATCGCCGGGCACGTATACCTTTCGGGTAAAGGCGGCTAATAGCGACGGAATCTGGAACGAGAAAGGAGCCTCTATCCGTCTCATCATTCATCCACCCTGGTGGGCAACCTGGTGGGCATACAGCTTTTACGCGTTGCTGGCTGTTGGAGCCATTTGGGGATACATCCGGTTTTATACCAATCGGATCAGGCAGCAACAGCTCATGGAACTCAATCGCCGGGAAGCCGAACAGCTTAAGGCCGTCGATGAGCTAAAAACCCGCTTCTTTTCCAATATAACCCATGAATTCCGGACGCCATTGTCACTGATTATGTCGCCGGTTGAAAAACTCCTGCAGGAAAGCCGGTTCGACGGTCCAACCCGTCAGACGTTATCGCTGGTCAAACGCAATGCCGATCAGCTCCTTCGCCTGATCAATCAGTTACTGGATCTCTCTAAACTGGAAGCGCACCATATGGCGATTTCGCTGATGCGGGGCGACATAACCGAATTTGTCAATAATCTGGTTGAGTCGTTCCGACAATTGGCGGAGCAGAAAGGAGTAACGCTGACGTATACTGCCGATGGTTTCACTCAGGAGCACTTGTTCGACGCCGACAAGTGGGAGAAAATTCTGACAAACCTCCTGTCGAATGCGCTGAAATTTACGGGTAAAGGTGGGCATGTAACGGTTACCCTCAAACCGAATCTTTCTTCGGTAGAGGACGATATTTCGAGCATAAGTATTCGCATCGCGGATTCGGGCATTGGGGTTTCTCCCGAAAATCTTCCCCATATTTTTGATCGGTTCTACCAGGTCGATAACTCACAAACCCGTGCGTATGAAGGTACGGGTATCGGGCTGGCCCTTGTAAAAGAACTCGTCGATCTGATTGGTGGAACAATCAGTGCAGACAGTCAGCAAGGCGCTGGTACTACGTTTATGCTGAGCTTGCCGGTTCAGCCTGCCTCGGTCAATGCTGAAGTGCCACTGATTGTTTTACCCGTCAAAGAACCTAAAGTAATTGATCAGCTTCCAGTGACCGCCGACTTGCCCGGTAATCTGCCGATTGACGATCAAATTCCGCTCCTACTCATTGTTGAAGACAACGCCGAGTTAAGCGAGTTTCTGGCTAGTGAACTGGCGGCCACTTACCGAATTCTACGGGCCTTCGATGGTGAAGAGGGTTGGCAACTAACGCAGGCCGAACTGCCAGACATCGTTATTTCAGACGTGATGATGCCCCGAAAAGATGGCTATGAACTAACCCATCTCATCAAAAATCACCCGGATACTGACCATATTGCCGTCGTTATCCTGTCTGCCAAAGCAGCTCACAGCAGCCGCATCGAGGGTTTGCAGGAAGGGGCCGACGACTACCTGTCGAAGCCGTTTCATTTTGATGAATTGCACCTACGCCTGCGTAATCTGATTTCCCGTCAGCAGAAACTACGCGATCAGTATCGTCAGCAGTTTTCCCAGCCCGACACGCCCAGCCCTATCAACATAGTGGAAGATGCCTTCCTGCGCCGGGTATATGAACTCCTCGAAAACCACCTCAGCGATCCTTTACTTAACGTCGATTGGCTGGCCGATCAGCTAGCCATGAGCCGCAAAACGCTCTATCGGAAAATTCATAGTCTCGTTCAATTGAATCCGCACGAGCTGATTCGTCAGTACCGATTGCGCAAAGCAGCCGACCTGTTACGCGCGGGTCACAGTGCTTCGCAAACGGCTTATCTGGCAGGTTTCAAAACACCGTCCTATTTCACGATGGTGTTTAAAGAATTTTATCAGCAAACCCCCACAGAATTTGTGGCAAATGGCCTTAGCAAAGCCTAG
- a CDS encoding PE-PGRS family protein, with protein sequence MRLVLILSILLVTASCKLEIPDTDITKFTPEPTVVSVPGGLIDKVTGLADSRSQPGNLWAIQEGGTPLVLTMLGQDGTIKGSISVPKFTNRDWEDLAIGPGPTEGTNYLYIGDIGDINVQNSISQIYRLPEPPTLRTAITQIERINFQYPDRLQDARAMFVDPLTKDIYIIANRNPNVHLYRLPYPQNINAITVAEAFGELPIASPVTGATISPDGSEILVRTYTQVAYWKRKPNQSVADALQNSNSRPAPLLSEPKGEAICFDKEGKGYFSLSQKTSSASVNLFYYKKQ encoded by the coding sequence ATGCGTCTCGTTTTAATACTGAGTATTTTACTAGTAACAGCTTCCTGCAAACTTGAAATTCCTGATACGGATATAACGAAATTCACTCCAGAACCAACGGTGGTTTCGGTGCCGGGCGGCCTAATTGATAAAGTGACGGGATTGGCCGATAGTCGTAGTCAGCCCGGTAACCTTTGGGCTATTCAGGAAGGAGGTACTCCACTGGTACTGACAATGTTGGGGCAGGATGGCACTATAAAAGGGAGTATCAGTGTGCCAAAATTTACGAATCGGGATTGGGAGGATTTAGCCATTGGGCCTGGGCCGACTGAAGGAACGAATTATCTGTATATTGGCGATATCGGCGATATAAACGTACAAAACAGTATTTCACAGATTTACCGATTACCCGAGCCGCCAACGTTAAGAACAGCGATCACGCAGATTGAACGCATTAATTTCCAATACCCCGACCGGCTACAGGATGCCCGAGCGATGTTTGTTGACCCGCTCACTAAAGATATTTACATCATTGCCAATCGTAATCCCAACGTCCATTTGTATCGATTGCCGTACCCGCAAAACATCAATGCAATTACCGTGGCCGAAGCGTTTGGCGAGTTACCGATCGCTTCCCCCGTGACAGGAGCTACGATATCACCTGATGGGAGCGAGATCCTGGTACGAACCTATACCCAGGTTGCCTACTGGAAACGGAAACCCAACCAGAGCGTTGCCGACGCCTTACAAAACTCGAATAGCCGGCCAGCGCCTTTGTTATCGGAGCCTAAAGGTGAAGCGATCTGCTTTGATAAAGAGGGGAAAGGCTATTTTTCCCTTAGCCAGAAAACGTCATCGGCATCCGTAAATTTATTTTATTACAAAAAGCAGTAG